The following proteins are co-located in the Hypomesus transpacificus isolate Combined female chromosome 23, fHypTra1, whole genome shotgun sequence genome:
- the atf2 gene encoding cyclic AMP-dependent transcription factor ATF-2 translates to MFDPQHRASSRVASGARFPRGHACRRPTPGGRRPTLEPGVRLSSLRRLWCLSSSEAHGRSEPAAPSGSRRRRQGRPKQRRHPHLRPCARPGPLPGPLPGPRRPPGPLGGALPPVPSSSPPPPPLRRLPPLRPPAQHPPSTGGRRRRAAGEDPDEKRRKFLERNRAAASRCRQKRKVWVQSLEKKAEDLNSMNGQLQSEVTLLRNEVSQLKQLLLAHKDCPVTAMQKKSAYHTAEREDSCEDMSIPGSPLEEAIQHSSVSTSNGVSSSSLTPGGPAPAAEQSTAEAEPQGGGAQSQPSGS, encoded by the exons ATGTTCGACCCCCAGCACCGCGCCTCCTCCCGGGTGGCCAGCGGCGCCCGCTTCCCCCGAGGACACGCGTGCCGTCGGCCAACACCTGGCGGGAGGCGGCCTACCTTGGAGCCTGGGGTCAGGCTGTCCTCGCTCCGG CGTCTgtggtgtctctcctcctcagaagCTCACGGCCGCTCCGAGCCAGCAGCTCCCTCAGGTAGCCGGCGGCGACGCCAGGGACGTCCAAAGCAACGCCGTCACCCACACCTCCGCCCCTGCGCCCGCCCCGGccccctccccggccccctccccggcccccgtcgcccccccggccccctcggAGGAGCCCTGCCCCCAGTCCCCTCCAGCAGCCCGCCACCTCCACCACTGAGACGCCT gcctcccctgcGCCCCCCCGCCCAGCACCCCCCCAGCACAGGGGGCCGGCGTCGCCGGGCCGCCGGCGAGGACCCGGACGAGAAGAGGCGCAAGTTCCTGGAGCGGAACCGGGCGGCGGCGTCGCGCTGCCGCCAGAAGAGGAAGGTGTGGGTGCAGTCGCTGGAGAAGAAGGCCGAGGACCTCAACTCCATGAACGGACAGCTGCAG AGTGAAGTCACCCTCCTGAGGAACGAGGTGTCCCAGCTGAAGCAGCTCCTCCTGGCCCATAAAGATTGCCCTGTAACCGCCATGCAGAAGAAATCTGCCTATCACA CAGCAGAGCGTGAGGACAGCTGTGAGGACATGTCCATCCCAGGCAGTCCCCTGGAGGAGGCCATCCAGCACAGCTCCGTCAGCACCTCCAACGGGgtcagctcctcctccctgacccccggaggccccgcccccgccGCCGAGCAGAGCACAGCGGAGGCCGAGCCACAAGGGGGCGGGGCTCAGTCCCAGCCCTCAGGAAGCTGA
- the LOC124485683 gene encoding TLR4 interactor with leucine rich repeats-like — protein MESLETLYLENNQIRSLTRNTFRGLRQLHELNISGNMLSCLPNNVFKPVSPLQDLVSSFNVRMQIKNTQFKSQVALKALSVSNNILSKTDLHTFTHLSNLELLKLNGNHIRRIGRYTFSHCAQIREIDLSDNLISTIEESAFADLKHLRVVKLNRNRLSLLDPRAFDSRSQLSSLNLNENPWDCSCSVLCLKRWLEGGADRRPRVLVRCSQPELLRGQYLGAISSALIRGTDRMCSHALPQVNCGPTVIDDATWLSEPNVVNMEDTQKQGEGYIPAPDVIIRNAHKRDISESQRLHNTSGVRVLPTGSKMAKSIPTQTITSTKDFSGKETPACVYNHEVIVNVSSGSVTSTSAVISWSLTKRDTQNVYFRVMYDRFSTRGKFSRFVNVRQGTVCKLCELQPSTPYFVCVESVVQDQVCHVASRDLCLGLITAAEPLPGPEPVTVTMYLTAVNTLAVLGVLVLIGYTWFVLRRHWSSALSLVFSQNRSISCALCAGMPPSDRASGVQTNSSQTGTYVPNDVDAIDMPPVH, from the coding sequence ATGGAATCACTTGAAACTCTTTACCTGGAAAATAATCAAATCAGGTCACTGACAAGAAATACTTTTAGAGGCCTTCGACAGTTACATGAGCTAAATATATCTGGAAACATGTTATCATGCTTACCAAACAATGTTTTTAAACCAGTTTCCCCGCTGCAGGATCTTGTCTCGAGTTTTAATGTTAGGATGCAAATCAAAAACACACAGTTCAAATCCCAGGTGGCATTAAAGGCTCTGTCTGTGAGCAACAACATCCTGTCAAAGACTGACCTGCACACCTTCACCCACTTATCAAACCTGGAGCTGTTGAAGCTGAATGGAAATCATATTCGGAGGATTGGGAGGTACACCTTCAGTCACTGTGCACAAATCAGGGAGATTGACCTCAGTGACAATTTAATCTCCACCATCGAGGAGTCTGCTTTCGCAGATCTGAAACACCTCAGAGTTGTAAAGCTGAACCGGAACAGGCTCTCCCTCTTAGATCCAAGGGCGTTTGATAGCAGGTCTCAGCTGTCATCTCTCAACTTGAATGAGAACCCATGGGACTGCAGCTGCAGCGTACTTTGCCTAAAGAGATGGCTTGAGGGCGGTGCTGACAGACGTCCCCGTGTGTTGGTGAGGTGCTCTCAGCCTGAACTCTTGAGAGGCCAGTACCTGGGCGCCATAAGCAGCGCGTTGATCCGCGGCACCGACAGGATGTGCAGCCATGCGCTGCCGCAAGTCAATTGCGGACCAACTGTCATCGACGACGCAACATGGCTGTCAGAGCCCAACGTCGTCAACATGGAGGACACGCAGAAGCAGGGGGAAGGGTACATACCTGCACCAGACGTCATCATCAGGAACGCTCACAAGCGTGACATTTCAGAGTCACAGCGACTCCACAATACATCTGGAGTTAGAGTTCTGCCAACAGGAAGTAAAATGGCCAAATCAATACCTACGCAAACCATAACGTCAACCAAAGATTTTTCCGGAAAGGAGACCCCTGCTTGCGTTTACAATCATGAGGTCATCGTAAATGTCTCCTCGGGATCCGTCACCTCCACTTCTGCGGTTATCAGCTGGAGTTTGACCAAACGCGACACGCAAAACGTGTATTTCAGGGTCATGTATGACCGGTTTAGCACCAGGGGGAAGTTCAGTCGGTTTGTCAACGTCAGACAGGGCACGGTTTGTAAACTGTGTGAGCTGCAACCCTCCACGccttactttgtgtgtgtggagagtgtggtcCAGGACCAAGTGTGCCACGTGGCCTCTCGCGACCTCTGCCTCGGCCTCATCACCGCGGCCGAGCCTCTCCCAGGCCCCGAGCCCGTCACCGTGACCATGTACCTCACCGCCGTGAACACTCTGGCTGTCCTCGGCGTCCTCGTTCTCATTGGCTACACATGGTTCGTGCTCAGAAGACACTGGAGCAGCGCTCTGAGCCTGGTGTTTTCCCAGAACAGAAGCATCTCTTGTGCCCTGTGCGCGGGGATGCCACCGTCCGACAGAGCCTCCGGCGTTCAAACCAACAGTTCCCAAACGGGAACCTACGTACCCAATGATGTGGATGCCATAGACATGCCACCCGTTCATTAA